Below is a window of [Limnothrix rosea] IAM M-220 DNA.
AAGATGAAACGATATCAAGCTGGCTTAGACAATAATTTTTTGCTGAAGATCCTTGCTGATTCGGGCATATTTTGACCTCTTTTTTTGATGCGATTACCCTGTGCAACTTTAAAGCCAAATGTCTTAAATAAAAATTTGTATGATTCTGGACTTGTATTGCCCGATGGAACAAAGTCTGAATCTTGTTTTTTTATTTTCTTAATTAGCTTTACTGCTAACTTTTGATCTTGGGGATACAGAACCCGGGCACAGTCAAATCTTGCTTGGCTAATTGCCCGTTGCCGCTCTGGTGTCATTTGCTTGATACTAAGCAGGTGGGCTTCAATATTATCTTGGACTTTTAAACGATTTTTTAGGGGTAAAAGGGGATTTTTGCGGGAAACTGTTTTTTCGCTCCAAATACGATAAATAGCTTCTGATTTATCTAAATATCCGAACTGTTTGCCACCGATTAATAATCTTGAGTAAAGTTCGTGTTCTTGGCAGCAGGTCAAGGCTTCATTCCAACCGCCAACGTCGGCGATCGCCTGTTTTCTCCAGAGGGATCCACCGGTTTGGGGCAAGGCCCACTTTGCTAATAAAATCCAAGGGTCTTTTGGTGTCAGCCCAGCGCTAGACTCATATTCAATAGTGCCATTTCGGTGATATTCAGTCAGGGCAGGGCTACAAACAATATCAAGGCTAGGGTTTTTGTCAACGATAGCCATTTGGTTAGCAATCTTTTCTGACTTTAAATAATCATCCGCATCTAGGTACTGAACCCATTCTCCAGTACTCAATTTTAATAGGTTATTGCGCGTAATATTGCCGCCTTGGTTCGGTTGAGTTTCCCAAATAATTTTGTCGCCAAAGCTTTTAACAATTTCTAAACTGCCATCTGTGGAACCGTCATCAACAACGATGATTTCTTTATTAAGATAAGTTTGATTTAAGGCGCTTTCTATGGACGCAGCGATCCATTTTTTGGCGTTATAACACGGGATTAAAATACTGACTTTAATATCCATAAAATCGACGGGTTAGGATTGATATAAGTCTCTAGTTCGTTTGGCGATCGCCGACCAATTTAAAGCATCGCAGACTATCTTTGTACGCTGACTCAAATCCATTAAGTCAGACTGAGCAGTTGCCCGCTGAATAATTTGCCACAGTGCATCCTCCTGATCAGCATCATACAAAAGATCTGATGCATTGCCGATAGTTTCTTCGAGGCTCGCAAACCTTGGCGCAATAATTGGCTTGCCATAGGACATCGCCAGCAAAAGACTGCCAGAGGTGAGAATTTGCTGGAAAGGCAGTACCACCACATCCGCAGCACTAAAGTAAAGGTGAATTTCAGTTTCGGGGACAAATTCATCGCGTAGCTCAATACCCCCAACGGAGGCTGAGAGCTGCATCAGAGTTTCGCCATAGTCTTCGTCTAATGCTTTTCCGACAATCAGCAACTGAGTATCCTGCAAGTCTTCGGAATGGGATCGCCAAATTTCAATTAGTTTATCCACACCTTTATAGGGCTTTAGTAGACCAAAATTCAGAAAAATCAACCCTGTTGGCGGTAATCCTAATTTTTCACGGGCTAACTCTGGGGCGATCGCCGCCGGATAGACATCACGATAATGCCCATGGGGAATAACTGTAACCTTAGCTTCGCTCACAAAATAAGCCTGTAGAACCAGCACCTTTGCCGCTTCACTATGAACAATCGTCTGATCATTCAGCCACAAAAAACATTGTTTTACAACTTTTTCAAGGCGAGGGAATTTCGTGTTGTGAGCCGCAAGATTATGAATTGTCCAAACAATTTTTACGCCTAGCAACTTAACTAGGCAAATATCAATTAAAAATTTAATGCAATAGACAAATTTAACAAACCAGTTTTCCCCTTTCAAATAGGGATTAAGCCAATGCAAATGTAAAACATCACAAATTTTCTTTTGCTTATTAATTTGTCTCCAGATTGGAAAAATACGATAATAACCCTCACAGAAAGTAACCTTTAGACCATCTTTTTCAAGAGCCTCAGATAGTAAATTTTGGTAAGGATTATCCTGACGATAGTCAGGCATCATCAAAACATTGAGTGCCTTTTTATCTAAACTCATAGCACCTTCCGCTCACGTTAATTCTCGCAAAAAACCCTGTTTGGTTAATTGCCGCATACCTTCGCTATACATCAAATGACGAATCTCTCCAACATAGTGACGCATTGGCATTAACTTATTTAGATCTTTTCCTAAATAAACATCATATTCCACTGGTAATAATTCAGCACCATAACGGCAACTCGCCAAGGCCATCAAAGTCTGCTCAAAGCGCCATTTGTGATTCAAAATTCCGGGTAGAGCAAGAAAGGATTCAAATAAATCTAAGCTTAAGGCAGCCTTATGAACAAGACCCAAACCAGAATTAAATCGCTCAATCACCTCAAAATCAACGAGGGATCGCAGAGTTTCTGTATCTAATGAATAACAGGTTTCAATATCACCGTTTACCGAGTTTAAATTATAGGTTTGATCATCGATAATATTGATTAAATGATCAGGCTTGGCAAAGAAGAGTAAATCACTATCAAATAACAGCATTCTGTCCGAGTTAAGATAGTATAAAAAATCGAATTCTTTAACTGAAATAACTCGTTCTTTACGGACAGCAGTGCAGAGAGGGTATGCTTTTAGCCACTCCATTACTTTAGGCATTGCCTCTGACCAAGGCACAACGTTTCCTTGAGGAAAATGAGTTTTTAAAATGCTTAATTCTTCATCACCAATACTTTGATCACAGTGAATACAGAGGGCATAGTTTTTCTTGGAGTAATGATAAAAACTCTTTAAACCCCACATTAAATTGATAAAATCTCTTGCGGAGGTAAACACGTGAATTTCGCAACTATAATCACCAGTCTCTGCAATAGGACGAGTTTCTAGAATTTTAGGTCTAACGTAATCTCGATAATAAGCAGTATCCAGTCCATGTCCAAATTTTTGTTGGAGTTTTAGATATAAAGATCCTAAAGACATAAGTTAAGTATGTATGGGTTCAAAATTAAACTGAATTGCTTTTTGTGTTGGGTAGCAAACCAACGTTTCTCAACATGGTTTTAATTTGAGAGCCAAATTTCCAAAACCAAGGATAAAACTCTTTCCAATTACGTTTTAGCGGGGTATCCCATACTTTTCGATGCCAAGGAAAGGTATTTTCTTCTACATCTGATGGTAGTACGCTAGCAAAGACTTCATCCCAGTTTTCACCATAATGTTTACGGAAATATTTTGAAGCGAAGTTACGGGCTCGGCGATGGTATTCGTGGCGAGAAATTTTGGTGACAACGCCATAGGTACTACCGCTTTGATCGTGGTAAATATTTGCGATATCTGAGTAGGCAAGAAACCAATTATTTTTATAGAGTTTGTAGGCTAATTCGGAGCTAGCCCCTTGGGAGTAGTAAAATTGCGGATTACAGTAGCCGACTTCACGATATGCTTCACCACGCATCAGCATTGCTAAGCCGTGAATTGTTGAGGCTTTATGCCATTTACGTAATTCTGGTTTTGGGTGACATCCTTTGTAGTCTTCGGCTTCTGGTTCTCCAGGCCCAATGGCTGCCATGCGGGGGTCTTCTTGTAGGGCTTCCCATAGTAACTGTAGGGTGTCTTCGCCTTCGGGAAAAATAATGTCATTGACGACAAACCAGTAGTAGTCGTATTCTGGCTTTTCTTGATGGGCAAATTTCAAGCCTTGATTAAAGGCATAGTAACGACCTTTGTAGTTGCGATCGCCGAAAAAATGAGTTGCATACTTAGAGCGTTTGTCTGGCTGACTACCGGCTTCTACGACAAAAAGGGACGTGTCAAAGTTTTTCCCCATTGTTTGCACTTGCTCCACAACATTGTCGGTTATGGTTGGGCGATCGCGGTTCATGATGATGATCGCAACGGTCTCTTTTTGACTACTCATATTCTGCATTAATTATTTTTTTACCAATGATTGATTGTCAATAAAAATTGTGGTTTAAAACGTTTTTTAGGGGCATAAAAATAATGTTTAATCATTTTAAAATCTAGCTTAGTCATTAAGCTTGAGTTGATCACTCATATGGCATAGCGGCCAATAGTAAGGATCTTCAACGCGGGTAATAATGTCACGCCATGGTTGCTGTTGACTGCCATGGTTTTTTATGGATGTGTTGAGGGATCGCCCTAGGAGCCTTTCTACTGTTTTAATAATGATTTTTAGCCCATAGCTGCTAACTGCTTGATCGGATTTGATAGGTAACAGTTTTTCTGTTAATGGCGTATTTTTAAATATTTTTGTTGTTGTTTGTGAATCATCTACCAAAACATCATAGTCATTAATCTTTAAAAAGAAATTAAAGATTGCAGGAACTTTTGCGGCAAGGGATTGCGGTCGCTGTAGGAGGATATTTTTTTCAACCATAGAGATCTCGGACATCTCACGATTTTGACCATAAAAATAAGCTATCTCATTGGCGGTAATGATGCGATCTTCAAAAATCTCCCGGAACATTGCAAACCGATGACTCAAATACTGAACGCGCTCCCTAGCACTAGCTGTGGCGAGAATGAGTACCACACCTTGATTTTTTAACCAATTTAGACCGTAGAGCATACCGGGTCGGCACATGACGATATGTCGAGGTTGTTGCAAAAAAGGGTGGCGCTTGGTGTTCTTTGTGTCGTAGTGAGTTCTGCCCAGTAGTTTTTGGAAACGGCCTTTGAGGGAACTTTGAAGCATGCTGTAGTAAAAAGCTGGAACAATTGTTTTGTCTGTATAGCCATCACCTAACTCCCAAATTTCTGGGGAGATAAAACTGTTCATTAAAATTGTTTCATCAAGGTCAAAAACGGCGACTTTACCAGCTAATTCGGGTATTTCTTGCTGGAAAGGACAGGATGAGGATTGTAAAAATGTTTCCCAAATTTGGCGATCGCCGGCCATTGAAACAGGAGAATAATCAACAAATTGCTTTTCCGGTAAGGGCAAAGTTGTCGGTCGCCTTAATTGGGCAAGGGAAGTTTCCGCAAGGCTATCGAGGTGGGGATCAAGGTCAAAGTTCATGGGAGCCGCAGTAAAGACTTGAGTTTTTGTTTACCATTACGAAGCCGCTGACCGAACTGTTGGCGCGGTGAAAAAGATATATCCGTATTGGACGTTAGCTTCACGTGCACCTTCGGTTCTGGTTCTGTGTTGTTTAAAATACGCTCTAGCAGACCATAAAGATGATATTCATTTAGGATTTTTTGTCTCGCTTCTCGAATGTAAGGCAATGCCTTTGCCCAAGCGTCTGTGGCGATCGCCTCTTCAATTATTTCAATTGCCCGCTGCGGCTTGCGTGGATCAACAATAATTAAACTGCGTGGATCAAAATAGTCTTGAATATTGGGAGCACCCACATAAATCGGCAGACACCACGCCAAATAAGCATCCACTAACTTCTCTGTCCAATAATGATCCCACTCACCATTTTCTAACGTGACATGGTATCGATAGGGCGCAACCGCATCCCACTTATCCTTAATAGGGTTAATCCCACGACCAAAATGATCGAGGCGATCGCCAAAACGTCGCTTCAAAACATTGACAAACTCCAATCGCTGACGATGACCCACCAAATCCGTCTTCGCAGAAATCACCGCCGATAAAACCTTGCTTTTCGTCAATGGCTCCATCCCTTGCAGCTCATCATAATCACGCTCAATATGCCAGACCTGACCAAATTGCTCAAAATAATGATTTGGATGCCGTACCCGCCTATCCGGAATAACAACAGCAGCAAACTGCTTCACATAATCATCAGGCAACTCAATAACATCAGGTGGTTCTCGCACAATCAAGACCGTTTTATTCGGAGGACAATAACAACACTCTTCCCCTTCAATGCCCTTATAACTCTGCCAAACGACCCAGCCATCATACTCCCCATAGCGATTATCAAAATCAAACTCTAAATCTTGCCATTGCTGCCGACGCTGGGGAGCAGAATGCTGTAAATGCCAAAAATAAGAATCCTTATACGGAAAAGAAACCTTGATTTTTCGTAAATCATTCATTCGTTTACAACATACACCGTCAAAAGTTACTACGGAAGAATGCGTCTACAGGAAAAAAGCCCATCAGACCCAATGACTCAATACTAAAGACCGACATAATATAGACTCTAGCAGCCCAAGCCTAACGCTATCTTACCGAACCACAGGACAAGCACAATAAACTTTACACCATCTTTGCAAGAACCAACTAATTAAATATTGACAACAACCAGTTTCTCCTAATTCAACAAACACAGTGCCACAACACTGCCTCCATAAAATTATCTCCCACCGAAAAAACACGTTAAAATACAAACAGATCCGATCCTTAGCAGGTCATGAAATCCAGCAGCTACACATAGCAAAAAAAAGACATAGAGTGAATAGAAAACTCGTTATCAAGCCCCTATTTCTAATATGAAGTTTCCAGACAATTACAACACTGAATTCCGTCAAGAAGCAGAAAGATTAACACAGCTCTTACAAAATTCCCAGAAGGGATTTTCTTATTTGAGAATGGGTGATTTAGAGCTTGCCTTTATGGTTCATTTTCAAGAAGGAAACCCCTTAAAGTTTGATTTAGAAATGGATAACCTTTCCGAAAACACCATGAAAAATTGGTGTCACCCCGGCATCACTCTAGAAGATTATCCTAAACTTTTAGAAGCATACGAAAAATGTGATTACCTAGATGATCAAAGTTATTTTGATGTGTCTTCAGAAAAACTTAATCGATTAACATTAAATAGAGCCGAAAATACAGATAAAAATCCATCAGACAAATGCTCCCATGTATTTTTTCCATGGGTTTTTTATGAATTTAAAGAGTTTACCCGCCATCGCAAATGTCTATTTGTGGGGGCAGAGTCAGCTATTTTTAAGGAGCTTTTTCAAACACCAGCCTATCGAGAACTCGCAAGGGATTTTATTGCCGAAGATGTTGATTTTTATTTTTATCAACCACCAGAAGATGGACGCAATGTCTCTAAGAATCAAACCCAAATTTATCAAGAAATTAAACAGATCATTCTTGAGCAACAAATTGATACTGCCTTTATTTCCCTTGGTGGCATTTCTAAAATCATTGGCTACCACCTGTCACAGGAGTTGCAAGTTAAGGTATTTGATTTTGGTTCGATGATGCGGGCTTTCACCTATTCAGGTAGTGATGGTAATACTTTTCATCAATCTCCCCATCACCCATTTTTGTTTTATCTTCCCTTTGATCTCTACATGAATGCGTTGGAAAAAGCCCATCCTTATTTTTCTGAAGAACAAATTTTCGCAAAGGCATTAACTCAGTTGGGACGAGATCTCATTGATCCGATCGCCGGTTGGAGTAATAGTAATGTTTCTTTAACGCCAGAGAATATCCAGCGATTTCAACAGGATAAGCTAGCTTTTACGACTCGCTATGGCAAATTATTAGAAAATCCTGAATGTAAAAAGCTCTACCAAAATTTTGATGCTTGGTTGCTGTCTCAAGGTTACGGCGTTCGGGGCAAATTGTTTTTACTGAAGCAACGAGCCAATAAATTTGTTCAGAAAGTTCAGAATAAGCTTCAGTCTATTTTTTTTAAACAAGATTGATTGTTATGGCAGTAATGATTTAAATAAGGTTTCATGGGCTGTTAAAAACTGATCTAGTGAAAAGGTTTCTATAGCGTAACTAACGGCTCGCTCTCCCATTATTTGGCGTTCTTTGGGCGATCGCCGAAAAAATATCTGGGTTGCCTCGACCAAAGCTTGCGAACTATCTGGCGTAATAGACAAGCCCACATCACGGTCTCCCATGATTTCAGGAACACCACCCACCGCTGCCGCAATCACAGGTGTACCAGCAGCAAAAGCCTCAATCACCATTAACGGCAAATTATCAGCGCGACTCGGATGCCACACAACATCTGCGGCATTTAACAATTTATTGAGCAAGACAACATCGCTAATATGTTCAAAATTACGGTGAGCATATGGAGCGAAAGCTTCTGATATTTTCTTACTATTTCCCGCAATTCCTAAAGGAATTAAATAAATATCATCCAGCGCCAGCTGGGGGAGAGCCGCCAGCATCAGATCTAATCCTTTGCGATTGTCTTCAATCTTGCCTGAAACTGAAAATAGAATGACCGAGGCATCTAATGGAATATTTAATTCTTGTCGAAGAGCTAGCTTATCGGCGATCGGAAAAAAGTTGTCAGTTTGAACGGGATTTAGAATTGTCGAAACGGGCAAATGACCAAAGACACTTTGCCTCGCCGCATCGCTAATCCACTGGGAGACACCCACAATATGCAAATTACTGAATCGATAAATTAATCGCTTTAAGTTAAGGTTCAATCGAGAGCCATCACGGTGGTACCAAAGTAACGGAAACTGGCCAAATTGTGGACAATTACCGCAATTTTTTTGCCAGCGATCGCAGTCGTAGGAGTAGCTACAATTCCCTGTAAAGGGCGCCATACTATGTAATGTCCAAACAGTAGGAACCTGACGGGTTAGCCAAGGTAAACCAGATAAATTAAAGCTGGGTAAATCATGGAGATGAATAAGATCAAACTGTTTCAGGAAATCTCGTTCCAGCTGATAGGGAAAAGGGTTGGTAAGGCCTAATTCATTAATACCGAGACGATGGATAATTCTTTCAGGAATAGAACGGGAACTTGATTTTTCCTTTGGAGCAGGGATTTCTTGAATAAAAGAGTCAGAAACGGACTGGTTTTTAACCAGGTAGCAAACTTCATGGTGACGTTCGATCAGGCCTTTAGCAAGAAGATAACCGACTTTTGCAGCGCCTCCTTTCACGTCGGAAGCATTCATAATTAATATTTTCATCAGGCCTTAATACAACAGCGGCAATAGAAAAATTGTTATTTCTATCCTAATGTTTAGATAAATTATTTACGACATTTATTTACGTGGCTTAGGGGGTCGTTTCAGCAGCTTCTAGTGACAAAGCGTATACTTGACCGTCGAGTAGAACACGGGTAATACCTTTGGCGGCTAGACAGCTGGTCGTTTTGAGAAATAGGCGGCTATCAGGAACCTTGATCACTTTTTGCGATCGCCCATGGGTAAAGCGTTTAGCGACGCGATGGTTATCAAAAATTGGTAGCGTTCTCTGGCTTGTTTCCTCCTCTGGAATTTGCCCTAATTCACGAAATTCTTTCAAGGGACGGGCAATCAGCTCCGACATCCGATCCGTAACCACGTAACAGGTTCGGGGAAAAGAGGCTTCGTTCAGGGGCAGAATTTGCACCTGATCAGGGAGATAACGGGGTTCAGTCTCCGTGTCATCTTGATCGTCGTCGTCATCGTATTCTTCCTCGTCGTCTTCTTCTTCATCGTCGATGTCGTCGCCTAAAAGCTCTTTGAGGGCCTGTTGGCGATCGCCTAAACGAATCTCTTGAGCCAAAGCTAAAAGATCTGCATTCACTTCTAGATCCGCATTATTTTCTTCATCAGACACAGAAGTCTCAGTCGTCAGGTCATCCCCTTGCGGTTCTGGCTGCTCCATGTCGCTGGTGGTGGGTTGAGCACTTTGCTGATCTTCTAGCTCTTGTAAGAGAGGTAAGGGTTTTTCCTCAGTCTTTGGGCGCGATCGCCGGGAACGCGTACGGCGCTTTGGAGTTTGCTCTTGCTCATCTACAGCAGACGATGTTTTTTCTACCGGAGCATTACTCTCATCCTTTAGCTCCTCTGAAAGCTTCGGTTTAGCAACCCTTTTCTTCGGTGCAGCCTTTGTCGGCTTATCTTCACTGACAACCTTTTTCGTCACCTTACGGCTAGACTTTTTCTCAGCCTTCGCTTTTTTAAGGCTATTACTACGACCTAAACGCTTTTTCTGAATGAGATCCTCATATTCCTCACCACTCAGACGACTCTTCAAAAAACGACTGATCGTCGAGCTACTCACACCATACCGCTCCGCCAAAGTTGACGTTGTTTCGGCCGTATCACGATAGGCAACTAATAATTCTTCTTTATCCGCATCAGTGAGTTTGCGAGGGCTCATATAGTCTTCAGAGAAACTCTAGGCTAAAAATATAACGGCTGATCACCACTCAGTAGCTAGCAGTGATTAGCTTTACTAGTGTATCGCCTCAAGGAACGAGCGACTCTGTTTTAATGACGAATTAACGGAATCTTGTTACTAAAGTCAAATCACCAATAAACCTTTACCAACGCCACATTTGACCCAAGGGCGATTGACCGAGCCAACCACGGAAATATTTTTGCTCTTCTGGCGACAGATCAACCAATAATTCACTAATGCCTTCCGCAAAGGAGTCATTACCAAAATACGCTTTGCCAATGCGGTGCATTTCCTGCAGCAACGTGATCAAATGATGTTCTTCCCACGGTGGCACACTCCCCTCTAGGGGATCTTCATCAATAATCTTACCGAGGTCTTGAACATTCTTCAGTTGGGGAAAATTCCACTGTTGCAGAACTTTGATTAATTCGTTATTAAATTGTCCGGCTTGACGTGCGCCAAATAGATCTTCTAAATCGAAATAAACGGTTTGCAGCAGAATAATACAAGCTTGGGTCAAAGGAACCATTTGGCTGGAAGCATCTTCCTCACCGCCAAGCTGCTCCACACGAATTTTCCCCCAAACGCTAAAGCGCTCTGTTTCTTCGAGGAGGATACAAAATTTACCTTGGTTGTCTGTTAGATCGCGCCAAAATCCCCGTGCTTCTTCTTCCTGACTGGCACTAAAAACGCTAATCAGGCGGAAGGTCTGTCCTTGGTAGTTGAGAATGGGAATGGCTTGTTCCCGCTTGGGATGCTGGACATTGGCGATGTCTACATCTTTCCGTTTCAGAATGAGCATGGGCTATTTTATGACTCCCTCTCTGTTGCTGGGCAAGGATTGGGACGGGCTGTCAAGTTTTTTTTAGGAGAAATGTTTTTTTATCTTAGGTAAGCTTTCGCATGTTTATATTGGCACAGGGTTGCCCAAAGGGAATAGTTTACGTGTGAAGTTTCATGCCAAGGTTACGGATTCTCCGGGGCAATTATGGTGTGAGGGTCGGGATTGAACGGGGTGGTTGGCGATTGAAGGGTGTCGCGGTTGGCTGTTCAACGATGTATTGGGATGGAATGGTGCCTGTTGTGTCGAGGGCCCGGCAAAGAAAACTGGCAACTTCGGCTCGGCTAGCCCATTGTTGGGGGTTTAGCTGACGAATATTGGGGTAGTTCACAATGAGTTGTTGTTCGGTGGCGGCGGCGATCGCCGGATAGGCAAAGGCGGGCAACTCTGCAGCATCTTCATAGTACTGGGGGATCAAAGTTTGGGGATTGCCTTGGGGGACATAGTTGAGGCCGGCCACAAGGGCAAGGAGAATTTCGTAGCGGGGAATATTGCGCGTGGGCTTAAAGGTGCCGTCGGGATAACCCGTCATAAAGCCGGTACGGGTCGCTCGATCAATGGGCGTTAAACCCCAATAGGTTTCGTCGAGATCACGGTAATCAATCGCAAAGGCTTGCTCTGTCGTCTCAGGAAAAGCGCGGTTCACAAAGGCGGCAAATTCGGTGCGGGTCACGGGTTCGTTCGGACGAAAGGTTTGGTCTGGATAACCTTGCACGATATCCCGCTGCTGGAGATGTTGAATACAGCGCTCTGCCCAATGCCCGTTGATATCCGTTAGTGACTGTGCTGCAACGGTATGGGGAAAAGCGGCGATCGCCCCACCGAGACAACCCGCCATTAGCCGTTGGCATCCATTCAAACTTGCCATAACCCATATCCTCCAAGACACCACAAAAGTAGCTCGTTATACTAAGTAGACTTTACCCCAGAAAATTTCCGAGCGTCCAACCCTAAAATTCCCGTCTGACCTCGATTGTATTGCTATGCACCCTCCAAGAATTTTGTTATGGTATCGCCACGATCTACGGCTCCATGACCACCAGCCCCTAGATACTGCCCGCCAGCAAGGTGCAGAAATTGTACCTTTATATTGTTTTGATCCGAGGGAATTTGCCACGACCGCCTCTGGTTTTCCCAAAACTGGCAATTTTCGTGGGCAATTTTTACGGGAAAGTGTTGCTGATTTAAGAGCATCGTTACAAGAACGAGGCAACAATTTGCTGATTCGCTCTGGAAAACCAGAGGTGATTATTCCCCAACTCTGTGCACAGTACAAAATTGAGTCTGTGTATTGGCATAGGGAAGTCACCTCCGAAGAAATGCGCGTCGAAAAACGCCTCAAAAAAGCGCTGAACCAACAAAAGGTCGCGGTACAAACTTTCTGGGGGACAACCCTCCATGAGCCTGCAGAGTTACCGTTTGGCATGCCCCAAGTGCCGGAAGTCTTTACCAAATTCCGCAAAACTGTCGAAAAGTACGCAGAAATTGCTCCGGCTTTACCGCAACCCACAACATTGCCGCCGCTTCCTAGGAAATTAGCAAACAAACTGGGTGATATTCCGACTCTAAAAGACTTGGGTTTGGCAAAAGTCGAGGGCGATCGCCGGGGTGTTTTAAACTTTGTGGGCGGTGAGACAGAGGGGATTAAACGCCTAAAGGATTATTTTTGGCAGGGCAATCACCTCAAGCACTACAAAAAAACCCGCAATGGTCTTTTAGGGGCAGATTACTCCTCGAAATTTTCGCCATGGTTAGCACAGGGCTGTCTCTCGGCTCGCTACATTGCCGCCCAAGTCGCCCAATACGAAGCAGAACGTGTGGCGAATGATTCGACCTACTGGCTGATTTTTGAACTATTATGGCGGGATTATTTTCGGTGGATTAGCGCCAAACATGGCATTAAAATTTTCCAGCCGGAAGGATTGCAGGGGGTGAAAATTCCGTGGAAACGTGATCTTGAGGCGTTTGAGTTGTGGCGGACGGGTCAAACGGGCATTCCCTTTGTTGATGCCAACATGCGGGAGCTACTCCAGACAGGCTTTATGTCCAATCGCGGGCGGCAAAATGTGGGTAGTTTTCTCACCAAAAATCTCGGCATTGATTGGCGACTGGGGGCAGAGTGGTTTGAGTCTCAGCTCATTGATTATGATGTGTGCAGC
It encodes the following:
- a CDS encoding glycosyltransferase family 10 domain-containing protein: MNDLRKIKVSFPYKDSYFWHLQHSAPQRRQQWQDLEFDFDNRYGEYDGWVVWQSYKGIEGEECCYCPPNKTVLIVREPPDVIELPDDYVKQFAAVVIPDRRVRHPNHYFEQFGQVWHIERDYDELQGMEPLTKSKVLSAVISAKTDLVGHRQRLEFVNVLKRRFGDRLDHFGRGINPIKDKWDAVAPYRYHVTLENGEWDHYWTEKLVDAYLAWCLPIYVGAPNIQDYFDPRSLIIVDPRKPQRAIEIIEEAIATDAWAKALPYIREARQKILNEYHLYGLLERILNNTEPEPKVHVKLTSNTDISFSPRQQFGQRLRNGKQKLKSLLRLP
- a CDS encoding glycosyltransferase family 2 protein; this translates as MDIKVSILIPCYNAKKWIAASIESALNQTYLNKEIIVVDDGSTDGSLEIVKSFGDKIIWETQPNQGGNITRNNLLKLSTGEWVQYLDADDYLKSEKIANQMAIVDKNPSLDIVCSPALTEYHRNGTIEYESSAGLTPKDPWILLAKWALPQTGGSLWRKQAIADVGGWNEALTCCQEHELYSRLLIGGKQFGYLDKSEAIYRIWSEKTVSRKNPLLPLKNRLKVQDNIEAHLLSIKQMTPERQRAISQARFDCARVLYPQDQKLAVKLIKKIKKQDSDFVPSGNTSPESYKFLFKTFGFKVAQGNRIKKRGQNMPESARIFSKKLLSKPA
- a CDS encoding HAD family hydrolase, which produces MNFDLDPHLDSLAETSLAQLRRPTTLPLPEKQFVDYSPVSMAGDRQIWETFLQSSSCPFQQEIPELAGKVAVFDLDETILMNSFISPEIWELGDGYTDKTIVPAFYYSMLQSSLKGRFQKLLGRTHYDTKNTKRHPFLQQPRHIVMCRPGMLYGLNWLKNQGVVLILATASARERVQYLSHRFAMFREIFEDRIITANEIAYFYGQNREMSEISMVEKNILLQRPQSLAAKVPAIFNFFLKINDYDVLVDDSQTTTKIFKNTPLTEKLLPIKSDQAVSSYGLKIIIKTVERLLGRSLNTSIKNHGSQQQPWRDIITRVEDPYYWPLCHMSDQLKLND
- a CDS encoding S-layer homology domain-containing protein, yielding MASLNGCQRLMAGCLGGAIAAFPHTVAAQSLTDINGHWAERCIQHLQQRDIVQGYPDQTFRPNEPVTRTEFAAFVNRAFPETTEQAFAIDYRDLDETYWGLTPIDRATRTGFMTGYPDGTFKPTRNIPRYEILLALVAGLNYVPQGNPQTLIPQYYEDAAELPAFAYPAIAAATEQQLIVNYPNIRQLNPQQWASRAEVASFLCRALDTTGTIPSQYIVEQPTATPFNRQPPRSIPTLTP
- a CDS encoding glycosyltransferase, producing MNASDVKGGAAKVGYLLAKGLIERHHEVCYLVKNQSVSDSFIQEIPAPKEKSSSRSIPERIIHRLGINELGLTNPFPYQLERDFLKQFDLIHLHDLPSFNLSGLPWLTRQVPTVWTLHSMAPFTGNCSYSYDCDRWQKNCGNCPQFGQFPLLWYHRDGSRLNLNLKRLIYRFSNLHIVGVSQWISDAARQSVFGHLPVSTILNPVQTDNFFPIADKLALRQELNIPLDASVILFSVSGKIEDNRKGLDLMLAALPQLALDDIYLIPLGIAGNSKKISEAFAPYAHRNFEHISDVVLLNKLLNAADVVWHPSRADNLPLMVIEAFAAGTPVIAAAVGGVPEIMGDRDVGLSITPDSSQALVEATQIFFRRSPKERQIMGERAVSYAIETFSLDQFLTAHETLFKSLLP
- a CDS encoding Npun_F0813 family protein, translated to MLILKRKDVDIANVQHPKREQAIPILNYQGQTFRLISVFSASQEEEARGFWRDLTDNQGKFCILLEETERFSVWGKIRVEQLGGEEDASSQMVPLTQACIILLQTVYFDLEDLFGARQAGQFNNELIKVLQQWNFPQLKNVQDLGKIIDEDPLEGSVPPWEEHHLITLLQEMHRIGKAYFGNDSFAEGISELLVDLSPEEQKYFRGWLGQSPLGQMWRW
- a CDS encoding family 2 glycosyl transferase, which encodes MSSQKETVAIIIMNRDRPTITDNVVEQVQTMGKNFDTSLFVVEAGSQPDKRSKYATHFFGDRNYKGRYYAFNQGLKFAHQEKPEYDYYWFVVNDIIFPEGEDTLQLLWEALQEDPRMAAIGPGEPEAEDYKGCHPKPELRKWHKASTIHGLAMLMRGEAYREVGYCNPQFYYSQGASSELAYKLYKNNWFLAYSDIANIYHDQSGSTYGVVTKISRHEYHRRARNFASKYFRKHYGENWDEVFASVLPSDVEENTFPWHRKVWDTPLKRNWKEFYPWFWKFGSQIKTMLRNVGLLPNTKSNSV
- a CDS encoding glycosyltransferase codes for the protein MSLDKKALNVLMMPDYRQDNPYQNLLSEALEKDGLKVTFCEGYYRIFPIWRQINKQKKICDVLHLHWLNPYLKGENWFVKFVYCIKFLIDICLVKLLGVKIVWTIHNLAAHNTKFPRLEKVVKQCFLWLNDQTIVHSEAAKVLVLQAYFVSEAKVTVIPHGHYRDVYPAAIAPELAREKLGLPPTGLIFLNFGLLKPYKGVDKLIEIWRSHSEDLQDTQLLIVGKALDEDYGETLMQLSASVGGIELRDEFVPETEIHLYFSAADVVVLPFQQILTSGSLLLAMSYGKPIIAPRFASLEETIGNASDLLYDADQEDALWQIIQRATAQSDLMDLSQRTKIVCDALNWSAIAKRTRDLYQS